Proteins found in one Corynebacterium canis genomic segment:
- the leuC gene encoding 3-isopropylmalate dehydratase large subunit has product MTSPMETTAMPLTMAEKVWNNHIVVKGENDEPDLIYIDLQLLHEVTSPQAFDGLRMAGRKLRRPDLTIATEDHNVPTEGITTGAITEIRDLISRTQVETLRKNCEEFGVRIHPMGDNEQGIVHVVGPQLGLTQPGMTVVCGDSHTATHGAFGAIAFGIGTSEVEHVMATQTLPLKPFKTMAINVSGELAEGVTAKDLILAIIAKIGTGGGQGHIIEYRGEAIEKLSMEARMTICNMSIEAGARAGMIAPDEITFNYLKGRDHAPEDWDAAVEYWKSLRTDDGARFDTVVEIDGAALTPFVTWGTNPGQGLPLGAKVPHPEEFAGDVERAAAEKALAYMDLVPGTPLREIAIDTVFVGSCTNGRIEDMRAAAEVLQGRKIADTVRMLVVPGSARVRQQAEAEGLDAIFQAAGAQWRQPGCSMCLGMNPDQLTPGERSASTSNRNFEGRQGKGGRTHLVSPQVAAATAVAGHLASPADLEPVQR; this is encoded by the coding sequence ATGACCAGCCCCATGGAAACGACCGCCATGCCACTCACAATGGCGGAAAAGGTATGGAACAACCATATCGTGGTCAAAGGCGAAAACGACGAGCCTGACCTGATTTACATCGACCTGCAGCTCCTCCACGAGGTGACATCGCCACAAGCGTTCGACGGCCTGCGCATGGCCGGACGCAAGCTCCGCCGCCCCGACCTCACCATCGCGACGGAGGATCACAACGTGCCCACCGAGGGCATTACCACCGGCGCAATCACCGAAATCCGCGACCTAATCTCCCGCACCCAGGTGGAAACGCTGCGCAAAAACTGCGAAGAATTCGGCGTGCGGATCCACCCGATGGGCGATAACGAACAAGGCATTGTCCACGTGGTGGGGCCGCAGCTGGGCCTCACGCAACCCGGCATGACCGTGGTGTGCGGCGACTCCCACACCGCCACCCACGGCGCGTTTGGCGCAATCGCGTTCGGTATTGGCACGTCCGAGGTGGAGCACGTGATGGCCACCCAAACGTTGCCGCTGAAACCGTTTAAGACCATGGCCATTAACGTGTCCGGCGAGCTCGCCGAGGGGGTCACCGCGAAGGATTTGATCCTGGCCATTATTGCCAAGATCGGCACCGGCGGCGGGCAGGGGCACATCATCGAATACCGTGGCGAAGCGATAGAAAAGCTTTCGATGGAGGCGCGGATGACCATCTGCAATATGTCCATCGAAGCGGGTGCCCGCGCCGGCATGATCGCGCCCGACGAGATCACCTTTAACTACCTCAAGGGCCGCGACCACGCGCCGGAGGATTGGGACGCCGCCGTGGAATATTGGAAGAGCCTGCGCACTGACGACGGCGCGCGATTCGACACGGTTGTCGAAATCGACGGCGCGGCATTGACGCCGTTTGTCACCTGGGGCACCAACCCGGGCCAAGGTTTACCACTGGGCGCCAAGGTGCCGCATCCCGAGGAATTCGCCGGTGATGTGGAGCGCGCGGCCGCGGAAAAGGCGTTGGCGTACATGGATTTGGTCCCGGGTACCCCGCTGCGGGAGATCGCCATTGATACTGTGTTCGTGGGTTCCTGCACCAACGGCCGAATCGAAGATATGCGCGCCGCCGCCGAGGTGCTGCAGGGCCGCAAGATTGCCGACACCGTGCGCATGCTGGTGGTGCCCGGCTCGGCGCGGGTGCGGCAACAGGCCGAAGCCGAAGGTTTGGATGCGATTTTCCAAGCCGCCGGTGCGCAGTGGCGTCAGCCCGGTTGTTCGATGTGTCTGGGCATGAATCCGGACCAGCTCACCCCCGGCGAACGCAGCGCCTCTACATCCA